A region from the Thermoplasmatales archaeon genome encodes:
- the asnS_1 gene encoding Asparagine--tRNA ligase, with protein sequence MQKSEFEYVRNEVQKSREHLSDETVIRAVKIQSDIRNYAARFLRDSGYVEIPPVIISPLTDPLNHPVVDPKIGSYGGYFWLTKSMIFHKQIAVQTLKKIFIMSPNIRLEMEEKQLTGRHLYEFTQIDIEALEHSREEMITLAENMIRHVMKLLGKESAQDLKFFGRTPPDFRDKFRQVKYLDAQREYGDQFEKAISESSTEPVWLVDIPLSAREFYDREYDDQPGILKDMDLLWPEGFEEAISGGEREFKLDRILERVRKKGQTEDQFKWFIELARMGIKPSAGFGIGVERFARYVCGLDRIEMVTPFPKVPGKVSL encoded by the coding sequence ATGCAGAAAAGCGAATTTGAATATGTAAGGAATGAGGTGCAGAAATCAAGGGAGCACCTATCTGATGAGACAGTGATAAGGGCAGTGAAGATTCAGTCAGACATCAGGAACTATGCGGCCAGATTCCTCAGGGACTCCGGTTATGTTGAAATACCGCCAGTGATAATTTCGCCGCTTACCGATCCCCTTAACCATCCGGTGGTAGATCCAAAAATAGGCTCATACGGCGGCTATTTCTGGCTTACCAAGAGCATGATTTTTCACAAGCAGATAGCAGTGCAGACGCTGAAAAAGATATTCATAATGTCCCCGAACATCAGGCTGGAAATGGAGGAAAAACAGCTCACCGGCAGGCACCTCTATGAATTCACCCAGATAGATATTGAGGCGCTGGAGCATTCAAGGGAGGAGATGATTACGCTTGCGGAAAACATGATCAGGCATGTCATGAAACTACTTGGCAAGGAGAGCGCACAGGATCTTAAGTTTTTTGGCAGAACGCCGCCAGACTTCAGGGATAAATTCAGGCAGGTAAAGTACCTAGATGCCCAGCGGGAATATGGGGATCAGTTCGAGAAGGCAATATCGGAGTCTTCCACAGAGCCGGTATGGCTAGTTGACATACCACTTTCTGCCAGGGAATTCTATGACAGGGAATATGATGACCAACCCGGGATACTCAAGGACATGGACCTGCTGTGGCCGGAAGGTTTTGAGGAGGCGATATCCGGCGGGGAGAGGGAATTCAAGCTGGACAGGATCCTGGAAAGGGTGAGGAAAAAGGGGCAGACGGAAGATCAGTTCAAGTGGTTCATAGAACTTGCAAGAATGGGCATAAAGCCATCAGCAGGTTTTGGAATTGGTGTAGAGAGATTTGCCAGGTATGTTTGCGGGCTTGACAGGATTGAAATGGTTACACCTTTCCCGAAAGTTCCCGGGAAAGTATCGCTCTGA
- a CDS encoding methyl viologen resistance protein SmvA, with amino-acid sequence MVEKKNLILVSVLIGMLMSAIDTTIVILALPTITDELNAPFLDTIWVILIYLLVLAAFTTQLGRLGDIFGRGRMFNLGFAVFIAGSALSGYSPNVTFLISARAFQGFGAVLLQGNSSAIVADYFPPKERGRAFGITSMGWTIGGALGIVLGGIITTLIGWRYIFYINVPIGIIGLFIGTRFIRDNKRSKAGIDFAGTALLVVLLSLTSYGAIELAGNGLDATNGLLMLVGVLLLIPFIIIERRVRDPVIVIGAFKEKVLSFSLLAATLQAVGYLSVLFILIMYLQGILGFSPLYSSLILVPGYIVSSFFSPYMGRMSDRIGSRIVASTGIFLMAGGVLVYLLLTSSSSIYIVVIGSIITGFGGSMFWPSNNSAVMSAAPRELYGSVSGLLRTLSNIGTLFSYVIALSIAAISVPRYVAFEVFLGVTKLQGGVSQKFITGIHAALLASFVILILAGLSSMVSGKHDMEKVSDSWTEGNKASKDQENKLN; translated from the coding sequence ATGGTTGAAAAAAAGAACCTGATACTTGTCAGCGTGCTCATTGGAATGCTGATGTCGGCAATTGACACAACAATTGTAATACTGGCCCTGCCCACCATAACAGATGAACTAAATGCACCGTTTCTTGATACAATCTGGGTCATACTCATCTATCTCCTGGTTCTCGCGGCATTCACAACGCAGCTTGGAAGGCTTGGAGACATATTTGGGCGGGGAAGGATGTTTAATCTTGGCTTTGCCGTATTCATAGCCGGTTCAGCCCTTTCCGGTTATTCGCCCAATGTGACTTTCCTCATTTCTGCGAGGGCTTTCCAAGGATTCGGTGCAGTATTACTGCAGGGGAACAGCAGCGCCATCGTGGCTGACTATTTCCCTCCTAAGGAGAGAGGGAGGGCATTCGGCATAACGAGCATGGGCTGGACTATTGGAGGAGCTCTGGGAATAGTGCTTGGCGGAATAATCACCACTCTCATAGGGTGGAGATACATATTCTACATTAACGTCCCTATAGGGATCATCGGACTCTTCATAGGTACGCGATTCATCAGGGACAACAAGAGGTCAAAGGCAGGCATTGACTTTGCAGGCACAGCACTGCTGGTTGTTCTTCTCAGCCTGACTTCATACGGCGCAATAGAGTTAGCCGGAAATGGCCTTGATGCAACCAATGGCTTGCTCATGCTCGTTGGTGTATTGCTCCTCATACCCTTCATAATCATTGAAAGGAGGGTACGTGACCCGGTCATAGTCATAGGGGCATTCAAGGAAAAGGTATTGAGCTTCTCGCTTCTTGCAGCCACCCTCCAGGCAGTGGGCTATCTTTCGGTGCTGTTTATCCTGATAATGTACCTGCAGGGAATACTTGGATTCAGCCCTCTATATTCCTCGCTGATTCTGGTTCCAGGGTATATCGTGTCGAGCTTCTTTTCACCCTATATGGGCAGGATGTCCGACCGGATTGGATCGAGAATAGTGGCAAGCACAGGCATTTTTCTCATGGCGGGCGGAGTGCTTGTGTACCTGCTGCTTACCTCATCCAGTTCCATATATATCGTGGTAATCGGGTCAATTATAACCGGCTTCGGAGGATCGATGTTCTGGCCCTCAAACAACAGTGCGGTTATGTCCGCAGCCCCGAGAGAACTGTACGGGTCGGTATCCGGGCTCCTGAGGACACTGTCAAACATAGGCACATTGTTCAGCTATGTGATTGCATTATCAATTGCAGCAATTTCAGTTCCAAGATACGTTGCCTTTGAGGTCTTCCTGGGCGTAACCAAGCTGCAGGGCGGCGTTTCACAGAAATTCATTACTGGCATACACGCAGCCCTGTTAGCCAGTTTTGTAATTCTAATTTTAGCCGGCTTGAGTTCAATGGTGAGTGGAAAGCACGACATGGAAAAGGTCAGTGACTCATGGACAGAGGGAAACAAGGCATCAAAGGACCAGGAAAATAAATTGAACTGA
- a CDS encoding putative recombination protein RecB produces the protein MVSAEEAMGNNVIIVANPGTGKTEELANYAVDLIRNGVGENEILCLTFTNKAADEMLSRISEKMLKNGIEPYRAYNMEISTFHSYAFRYLASKGINLTMASNNLIRYAIYRSFKKEKALNYSQDYILSEIIPKVENAIRYVKAFGILPVDINMGRVSSELHRLYSEMTIRNITEEENTKFLEYFVNAYSHYEKMKKERSNVADHNDLLLMFLKNFTGPVYKYVLVDELQDVSEIEAEIALRSGVKIFAVGDRKQSIFGFQGGSLKNFDRIRNIEGARRLTMGENHRSTENIIGYSKEVFLGSVRNPEIYSELKEFRSSSSVDGEKVSLVASNDPEAEAASLAVSMIPSLGDRDNVAIITRTNGQLTQISKILDRKGVQYSSTNGYSSHIIARNDVMDYITSIFSDDPEAKLRAIFTPFSGISLKNAFEISERTRRKIWAKEELDSELSGFPQMAGKSFSREDLYGAFTKIIIPISVSISREYFSTAMAIYANVKEFFETSPELTLDAFMDYLSTTDETFDLPEKKSRLILTTVHKAKGMEFTNVLYVPKDSRKTLSFIDAVSYSIIKSVKGVDVREEIYDESERIDFVAFTRAEKTLAIVANESALKRYYVPGYCEKKLSNTAEDIQPAPMNFDEAYSSFVNGHYEKSSAILNADASWLRESIASFFSSKTRLSYSLVKSTKEPYRFLKSYIIAMFYGSDAMKLGSRVHENAQRDFLKELEESELEDDEKVFLENTRTVNDRISSKYDAVQTGSEESITLPVSMLFPSLSAEKDVLFTGKLDAVFNSEKTGKTIILDYKTDKTRDYLTEHLQQLSVYARLYAAKHELKEESVSVAVGYIGLRGKINLGRVECDMADSPFSTKYLDRFLVDLRKYLEYRKNPDSFIDDLLAEDEPDSLYQRIKTVLNTGNKKPEN, from the coding sequence ATGGTGTCGGCAGAAGAGGCAATGGGAAATAACGTAATTATTGTTGCAAACCCTGGGACGGGAAAAACTGAGGAACTAGCCAACTATGCTGTTGATCTCATCAGGAATGGTGTCGGGGAGAATGAGATACTGTGCCTGACATTCACCAACAAGGCCGCGGACGAGATGTTGTCGAGAATTTCCGAGAAAATGCTGAAGAACGGCATCGAACCATACAGGGCTTACAACATGGAAATTTCCACCTTTCACAGCTACGCATTCCGATATCTTGCCTCGAAGGGAATTAACCTGACAATGGCTTCCAACAACCTGATCAGGTATGCAATCTATCGCAGCTTCAAGAAGGAAAAGGCGCTTAACTACTCTCAGGACTACATCCTTTCCGAGATCATCCCAAAAGTGGAGAATGCGATACGATATGTGAAGGCATTTGGCATACTGCCGGTTGACATAAATATGGGGAGAGTAAGTTCTGAACTCCACAGGCTCTATTCTGAAATGACTATCAGGAATATAACGGAGGAAGAGAACACAAAATTCCTGGAATATTTTGTCAATGCATACTCGCACTATGAGAAAATGAAGAAGGAACGCAGCAATGTTGCCGATCACAACGACCTGCTACTTATGTTCCTGAAGAATTTCACGGGGCCGGTGTATAAGTACGTCCTGGTGGATGAACTGCAGGATGTCAGCGAAATCGAGGCTGAAATCGCCCTGAGGTCCGGGGTGAAGATTTTCGCTGTGGGGGACAGGAAACAGTCCATATTCGGGTTCCAGGGTGGCAGTCTCAAGAATTTTGACAGGATAAGGAATATAGAGGGGGCACGCAGGCTCACAATGGGTGAAAACCACCGCAGCACCGAAAACATCATAGGATATTCAAAGGAGGTTTTCCTTGGGAGCGTAAGGAACCCTGAAATTTACTCTGAGCTGAAAGAATTCAGGAGTTCCTCCAGCGTAGATGGGGAGAAGGTGAGCCTCGTGGCATCAAACGATCCCGAAGCAGAGGCTGCATCGCTTGCAGTTTCAATGATTCCCTCCCTGGGTGATAGGGATAATGTGGCAATAATAACAAGAACCAACGGGCAGCTCACGCAGATATCAAAGATTCTCGACAGGAAGGGTGTACAGTATTCTTCTACAAATGGATACAGTTCCCACATAATCGCAAGGAACGATGTAATGGATTACATCACATCCATATTTTCGGATGACCCGGAGGCAAAATTAAGGGCCATATTCACTCCATTCTCAGGCATTTCCCTGAAGAATGCGTTTGAAATATCTGAGAGGACAAGGCGTAAGATCTGGGCAAAGGAGGAACTTGACAGTGAACTTTCCGGATTCCCACAGATGGCTGGAAAATCATTCTCCAGGGAGGACCTCTACGGTGCATTCACAAAGATCATAATTCCAATATCGGTATCCATCAGCAGGGAGTATTTCTCAACTGCAATGGCAATATACGCAAACGTCAAGGAGTTCTTTGAGACATCCCCGGAACTCACCCTGGATGCATTCATGGATTATCTTTCCACCACCGACGAAACCTTCGACTTGCCGGAAAAGAAAAGCAGGTTAATCCTCACCACGGTACACAAGGCAAAGGGGATGGAGTTCACGAATGTGCTCTATGTGCCGAAAGATTCGAGAAAGACCCTGAGTTTCATTGACGCGGTATCATACTCAATTATAAAGTCAGTAAAAGGCGTGGATGTTCGTGAGGAAATATACGATGAATCCGAGCGGATAGATTTCGTGGCTTTCACGAGAGCGGAGAAGACGCTCGCGATTGTTGCAAACGAAAGTGCACTGAAAAGGTATTATGTTCCAGGCTACTGCGAAAAGAAACTGTCAAACACTGCGGAGGACATTCAGCCTGCGCCCATGAACTTCGACGAGGCATATTCAAGTTTTGTGAACGGTCATTATGAAAAGTCTTCGGCCATCCTTAACGCCGATGCGTCATGGCTCAGGGAATCGATCGCTTCATTCTTCTCAAGCAAGACTAGGCTTTCATACTCACTTGTCAAGTCGACAAAAGAACCTTATCGTTTCCTTAAAAGTTACATAATAGCAATGTTTTACGGAAGCGATGCCATGAAACTCGGTTCAAGGGTGCACGAGAATGCACAGCGTGACTTCCTCAAAGAGCTGGAAGAGAGTGAACTGGAGGACGATGAGAAAGTTTTTCTTGAGAACACTAGGACCGTGAATGATAGGATCTCAAGCAAATATGACGCAGTCCAGACAGGATCGGAAGAATCCATAACTTTGCCAGTATCAATGCTCTTTCCGTCGCTTAGTGCCGAAAAGGATGTCCTGTTCACCGGAAAACTTGATGCCGTATTCAATTCCGAGAAAACCGGCAAGACAATCATCCTGGATTACAAGACCGACAAGACCCGTGATTATCTTACGGAGCACCTGCAGCAACTTTCCGTTTACGCCAGGCTGTATGCGGCGAAACATGAGCTGAAAGAGGAGAGTGTCTCCGTCGCAGTTGGATACATAGGCCTCAGGGGAAAGATAAACCTGGGCAGGGTGGAGTGCGACATGGCAGATTCTCCATTCAGCACAAAGTATCTGGATCGCTTTTTAGTGGATCTCAGGAAGTATCTGGAGTACAGGAAGAACCCTGACAGCTTCATAGACGACCTGCTGGCTGAGGATGAGCCTGACAGCTTATACCAGAGAATCAAGACAGTTTTGAACACCGGCAACAAAAAGCCCGAAAACTAA
- a CDS encoding ubiquinone/menaquinone biosynthesis methyltransferase — translation MDVSEFFGKNAEKYAKSLSHAKGEDLSILVSHLPLNEGMSALDVAAGTGFTSLALSEHVGVITAFDRTVQMLEEAKKLFEKEGRKNAVFVRGDVSEMPFLDRSFDVVTCRRAAHHFHNKIQFLGEANRVLKSGGYLGLVDMVSPENDEMDMFNNLERLRDHSHASAGSAKFWKRAVEGMGMEITFVEEFPERVSFEKWLYPVDTKSSEGKECIDYLENNRVKFSNLINYDGEGFIKSRIVLVARKA, via the coding sequence ATGGATGTATCGGAATTCTTTGGAAAGAATGCTGAAAAATATGCAAAAAGTCTTTCGCATGCGAAGGGTGAGGATCTTTCTATCCTGGTTTCACACCTGCCTCTGAATGAGGGTATGTCCGCGCTTGATGTTGCCGCGGGCACTGGCTTTACATCGCTCGCCTTATCGGAGCACGTAGGCGTTATTACTGCATTTGACAGGACCGTTCAGATGCTCGAGGAGGCAAAGAAGCTGTTTGAGAAAGAGGGCAGAAAAAATGCTGTTTTCGTAAGGGGAGACGTCAGCGAGATGCCTTTCCTGGATAGATCGTTCGACGTAGTGACATGCAGGAGAGCAGCCCATCATTTCCACAACAAGATTCAATTCCTCGGGGAGGCAAATCGTGTGCTCAAGAGCGGCGGATATTTGGGGCTTGTTGACATGGTATCCCCGGAAAATGATGAAATGGACATGTTCAACAACCTGGAGCGGTTAAGAGATCATTCACACGCTTCTGCGGGGAGTGCAAAATTCTGGAAAAGAGCTGTGGAAGGAATGGGGATGGAGATAACCTTTGTAGAGGAGTTCCCTGAGAGGGTAAGCTTCGAGAAATGGCTCTATCCCGTTGACACGAAATCCAGTGAAGGGAAGGAGTGCATAGACTATCTGGAGAATAACCGCGTGAAATTCAGTAACCTGATAAACTATGATGGTGAGGGATTCATAAAGTCACGAATCGTACTGGTGGCCAGGAAAGCTTGA
- a CDS encoding Sulfite exporter TauE/SafE: MLPILILLVIGIAVGVLTGMTGSSGVLIVVPALSIMGLSFQESVGTSLLVDVITTSAVIFVYIRKGSTSVNKAVSMGLGAVIGAQIGTRIAVSVPEKPLEIAFVVLTAVLAFQMYRRSLRKRAPVPHRINVDGRYILPLAFSLSIPVGILTGTLGTSGGVMFIGIIMVLFSMSAQEMVGTATLAMMFSAISGVTGYVYFGRIDLIAAFLIGVTSLVSGYFFSILAHRVDEKKIYLAIGTVFVIVIFVELFKIL; the protein is encoded by the coding sequence TTGCTCCCTATTCTCATACTGCTGGTCATAGGCATTGCTGTCGGCGTGCTCACAGGGATGACGGGCAGCAGTGGTGTCCTGATCGTAGTACCAGCTCTCAGCATAATGGGGCTGTCATTCCAGGAATCCGTGGGAACAAGTCTTCTGGTTGACGTGATCACGACAAGTGCGGTGATCTTTGTCTACATCAGGAAAGGAAGCACTTCCGTGAACAAGGCAGTATCAATGGGCCTGGGGGCGGTTATCGGTGCGCAGATAGGGACGAGAATAGCCGTTTCCGTGCCGGAAAAACCCCTGGAAATAGCATTTGTGGTTCTTACAGCGGTTCTTGCTTTCCAGATGTACAGAAGATCATTACGTAAGAGAGCACCAGTGCCTCACAGGATCAATGTTGACGGCAGATATATTCTCCCGCTGGCATTTTCCCTGAGCATACCGGTTGGTATACTGACGGGGACGCTCGGGACGAGTGGCGGAGTTATGTTCATCGGGATTATAATGGTCCTTTTCTCCATGTCAGCCCAGGAGATGGTGGGAACCGCTACACTAGCAATGATGTTCTCCGCAATAAGTGGAGTCACCGGTTATGTATACTTCGGGAGGATTGATCTAATAGCCGCATTTCTCATCGGCGTAACCTCGCTTGTATCTGGTTACTTCTTCTCTATACTTGCACACAGGGTGGATGAGAAAAAAATCTACCTGGCAATCGGTACAGTCTTTGTTATAGTGATATTCGTGGAGTTGTTCAAAATACTCTGA
- a CDS encoding putative aspartate aminotransferase 2 — translation MVATRLKNISQSATISMNLKAEELRKTGKRVYNFSLGEPDFNTPDGIIDFAFNAARNGKTHYTPSKGVPELREKIVKKFREINNINADPANIIVTPTKFSVSLAMMSLLENGDNVLLPEPYYVSYPDIVKLYGGIPRGVRTREDYSFDYEAIEKSIDGRTKALIFSNPCNPTGKVYGEKEIRKLCDIVLDHGLYLISDEIYEDISYEKRPFSPASIPEMAEKTITLSGFSKSYAMTGWRIGYMLANPEIIKASDTIQQQTMTCATSVSQYAAIAALDDRETPRKFRDAFMKRRDLLIKSLSGINGLSFVKPEGAFYLFPEYDISMPSEELSMKLLEDQQVTVTPGSAFGDQGERHFRISYATSDENIIEGSRRIGEFMRKTR, via the coding sequence ATGGTCGCCACCAGGCTAAAGAATATATCGCAATCCGCAACAATATCCATGAATCTCAAGGCAGAAGAACTGAGGAAAACTGGAAAAAGAGTATACAATTTTTCCCTTGGAGAACCTGATTTTAATACCCCGGATGGTATAATTGATTTTGCTTTCAATGCAGCCAGGAATGGAAAGACACATTACACTCCATCAAAAGGAGTACCTGAACTGCGGGAAAAGATTGTGAAAAAGTTCAGGGAAATTAACAATATCAATGCAGACCCTGCCAACATAATAGTCACACCAACAAAATTTTCCGTCTCGCTCGCCATGATGTCACTTCTCGAGAATGGTGATAATGTCCTGCTTCCCGAGCCCTATTATGTCTCATATCCAGACATCGTGAAACTGTACGGAGGTATACCTAGAGGTGTGAGAACCAGAGAAGATTACAGCTTCGATTATGAAGCGATCGAAAAATCCATTGACGGTAGAACAAAGGCGCTTATTTTCAGTAACCCATGCAATCCCACGGGAAAAGTATACGGAGAAAAGGAGATCAGGAAGCTCTGCGACATTGTCCTGGACCATGGCCTTTACCTTATCTCAGATGAAATCTATGAAGATATCTCATATGAAAAGAGACCTTTCTCGCCAGCATCCATACCGGAGATGGCTGAAAAAACAATCACCCTCAGTGGATTCTCAAAGAGTTATGCAATGACCGGATGGAGAATAGGCTACATGCTGGCCAATCCTGAAATAATAAAAGCTTCTGACACAATCCAGCAGCAGACCATGACCTGTGCGACCTCCGTTTCACAGTACGCTGCCATTGCTGCACTGGATGACCGGGAGACCCCCAGGAAATTCAGGGATGCTTTCATGAAGAGAAGGGATCTTCTGATAAAATCGCTGTCAGGCATAAACGGATTGAGTTTTGTGAAACCTGAAGGTGCTTTTTACCTCTTTCCGGAATATGACATCAGCATGCCGTCCGAGGAACTATCAATGAAACTGCTTGAAGACCAACAGGTCACAGTCACTCCGGGATCGGCATTCGGGGACCAAGGAGAGAGGCATTTCAGGATATCCTATGCAACCAGCGATGAGAACATAATTGAGGGATCGCGGAGAATAGGGGAATTCATGAGAAAGACAAGATGA
- a CDS encoding hypothetical protein (putative conserved protein) codes for MYSYEKDYDADVDEMYGRISRTLKSKGYIILSYVDMKQILETNFKESFAKYYILNVCKPIAAKEIMAQDERMGLFIPCKITLSETKSGTHVSMLRVSVLAKDYLKEDSVAKKYEDELVSAIDSLTQ; via the coding sequence ATGTACAGCTATGAAAAAGATTATGATGCTGACGTCGATGAGATGTATGGAAGAATATCCAGGACATTGAAATCCAAGGGTTACATTATTCTTTCCTATGTTGACATGAAGCAGATTCTCGAAACAAATTTTAAGGAAAGTTTTGCAAAATATTACATACTCAATGTATGCAAGCCAATAGCTGCAAAGGAGATAATGGCACAGGATGAGAGAATGGGACTCTTTATCCCCTGCAAGATCACGTTATCGGAGACAAAGTCTGGTACCCACGTGAGCATGCTTCGAGTCTCTGTTCTTGCAAAAGATTACCTGAAAGAAGATAGCGTGGCGAAGAAATACGAGGATGAACTCGTATCAGCAATCGATTCTCTTACGCAATGA
- a CDS encoding alkylhydroperoxidase/carboxymuconolactone decarboxylase family protein, whose translation MSQERKESDKLQEIQDLMKYLGNGVPENMSAFGGFIQSVQKDGKLSLKVKELISIALSISSQCEWCIPYHTRMALQNGATEDEILEAGMVAVLMYGSPALMHMIPLKKAIEEFRK comes from the coding sequence ATGTCGCAGGAGAGAAAGGAGTCGGATAAACTACAGGAAATCCAGGATCTGATGAAGTATCTTGGAAACGGGGTTCCGGAGAACATGAGCGCATTCGGAGGGTTCATCCAGAGTGTCCAAAAAGACGGAAAGCTGTCTCTCAAGGTAAAGGAACTGATTTCCATAGCACTCTCGATAAGTTCCCAGTGTGAGTGGTGCATCCCATACCACACCAGAATGGCTTTGCAGAATGGTGCCACCGAGGACGAGATCCTTGAGGCGGGAATGGTGGCAGTACTCATGTATGGATCACCGGCATTGATGCACATGATCCCGTTGAAGAAAGCAATTGAAGAATTCAGGAAATGA
- the sudA_2 gene encoding Sulfide dehydrogenase subunit alpha precursor produces the protein MAEEGKDHYDVIVIGGASAGLTASLYCSRQQLKTLVITKDIGGQALLTNDIQNYPGFGEIKGFELMTKFQEQSRSYGTEFEYDEARKITKDRHGFSVETGLETYHAESLILAFGKTPRELGVPGEKEMSGRGISYCAVCDGPLYKGKKVAVIGTGPQLIEAAIYLVDIASELYILRTSTKSTGDAESVKSLEARKNVQFVDSVKVDGFEERESGISIAYGKIGEHGKSSSLEVDGVFIENGYISKAGFLKGFLNLNRSNEIIIDDLCRTSVEGIFACGDVTNMPYKQVVISAGQGAVAALSAYNHIQEKRGLIPVRTDWKGIKRS, from the coding sequence ATGGCTGAAGAGGGGAAGGACCACTACGATGTCATAGTTATCGGCGGGGCATCCGCTGGCCTGACAGCTTCGCTTTACTGCAGCCGGCAACAGCTGAAAACACTTGTCATTACCAAGGACATAGGCGGGCAGGCTCTCCTTACCAATGACATACAGAACTATCCTGGTTTTGGCGAGATCAAGGGCTTTGAACTCATGACAAAATTTCAGGAACAGTCAAGAAGCTATGGCACTGAATTCGAATATGACGAGGCAAGGAAGATAACAAAGGACCGACATGGTTTTTCCGTTGAAACAGGTCTCGAAACCTATCATGCAGAATCATTGATACTTGCTTTCGGAAAAACGCCAAGGGAGCTTGGCGTCCCCGGGGAGAAAGAAATGTCCGGACGAGGCATTTCATATTGCGCTGTATGCGATGGCCCGCTGTATAAGGGCAAGAAGGTTGCCGTTATTGGCACCGGTCCCCAGCTTATCGAGGCTGCGATTTATCTGGTCGACATTGCATCTGAACTGTACATATTACGGACATCCACGAAATCCACCGGCGATGCAGAGTCGGTGAAATCGCTGGAGGCCAGAAAAAATGTGCAATTCGTGGATTCAGTAAAAGTGGACGGGTTTGAGGAACGTGAATCCGGAATTTCCATCGCATACGGTAAGATAGGGGAACATGGGAAAAGCAGCAGCTTAGAAGTTGATGGCGTTTTCATTGAGAATGGGTACATCTCGAAGGCCGGATTCCTGAAGGGTTTTTTAAACCTGAACAGGAGCAATGAGATCATAATCGACGATCTCTGCCGAACCTCGGTCGAGGGGATATTCGCCTGTGGGGATGTAACCAACATGCCATACAAACAGGTCGTTATATCTGCAGGCCAGGGCGCAGTTGCCGCACTATCGGCATATAATCACATTCAGGAGAAGAGGGGACTTATACCTGTCAGGACGGACTGGAAAGGAATAAAAAGGTCCTGA
- a CDS encoding thioredoxin 2, with product MNSDDEIEKIRMKQMDDLMKSIRGEKNAASGSTGTPIDLNDRNFSAELMKQNIMVVDFWAPWCGPCQMVHPIIEELAREYAGKVTFGRLNVDDNQATSAAFRVRSIPTILIFKNGKVADGVIGAVPKKMLESKIKSVMSAQ from the coding sequence ATGAACAGTGACGATGAAATAGAAAAGATAAGGATGAAACAGATGGATGATCTCATGAAATCAATAAGGGGAGAGAAGAACGCGGCCTCCGGATCAACAGGAACACCCATCGATCTCAATGACCGGAATTTTTCCGCGGAACTGATGAAGCAGAACATAATGGTCGTGGACTTCTGGGCACCTTGGTGCGGCCCTTGCCAGATGGTACACCCCATCATTGAGGAACTGGCAAGAGAATATGCAGGGAAAGTAACCTTTGGCAGGCTGAATGTTGACGATAACCAGGCAACCTCCGCTGCATTCAGGGTCCGAAGCATACCAACTATCCTGATATTCAAGAACGGAAAAGTTGCAGATGGTGTAATAGGGGCTGTACCAAAGAAGATGCTCGAATCCAAGATAAAATCCGTTATGAGCGCGCAGTAG
- a CDS encoding putative transcriptional regulator — translation MSVSPLGKLIRGSASCSDLISCLYALNSTEIDIFFSLYGMEEITLERLSTAAGRDKSTIHRILEKLVSAGLCFKDTKAMEKGGFRNIYYTISPEKLIEKITYDAEKISEGLNSALKQFPENFASRTGLRKVI, via the coding sequence GTGAGTGTTTCGCCTCTTGGAAAGTTGATAAGAGGGAGTGCAAGCTGTTCAGATCTCATAAGCTGCCTGTATGCCTTAAACTCAACGGAAATTGACATTTTTTTCTCACTTTATGGCATGGAAGAAATAACGCTGGAGAGACTCTCCACTGCAGCCGGCCGTGATAAAAGCACCATACACAGGATTCTTGAGAAACTTGTGAGTGCAGGACTCTGCTTCAAGGATACAAAGGCGATGGAGAAAGGAGGATTCCGGAACATATATTACACAATTAGTCCGGAGAAACTGATTGAAAAAATCACCTATGACGCCGAAAAGATCAGTGAAGGCCTCAACTCTGCCCTGAAGCAGTTCCCTGAAAATTTCGCTTCAAGAACCGGCTTGCGAAAGGTTATCTAA